ATCAGGTCGTGGCTCAGAATCTGATTGTCCGGAAACGCCTGCCGAGTGGCGGCCTCGAAGGCATCGAGATCGTAAATGCCTTTGCCGATAAAGCTCCCCTCGCCAAAGGCGTCTTGATAGACGTCGGAGATGGCGGTTACATACGGGTCGACGTGCGGGTTGCCTGAGTAAATGCGCGCGAAGCGTGATCGCCGCGCGCTCCGCGGCGCGATGCTGATCCGAGGTTGCAAGATGGTGTAGCCACGAACGACCCGCGCCCGCGAGGAGTCGAACCGCGCCTGATTGAGCGGGTGAGCAAGCGTCCTGACCAGATTCCGCGCGGCACCCAAGGGAAGTTGCGTATCGGCATCAAGTGTAATCACGTAGCGAACGCGCCTTAATTCCTCGGGCAAACCGGGAACGTCCACGTAGCTGGTATCGGTCGCGCCGCGCAACAACCGATTGAACTCGGCAAGCTTGCCACGTTTTCGCTCCCAGCCCATCCAGGTGTTCTGCGACGGGTTCCAGCGCCGTTGGCGATGAAAAAGCCAGAATCGTTGCTGGCGACTCTCGGCATGGCGATTGTTCAATTCTTCAATCGCCGCTGCCGCCACGGCCAGCAAGGAATCATCCTCGGGCATCGACTGTTCAGGGGCGTCCTTCAGGTCAATGAGCAGGGCAAAACTCAGGTGGGGATCGGGATTCGCCAGGTAATGAATCTCAAGCCGTTCGATCAAGGCTCGCGCGCTTTCCTTGCTGACCACCAATGCCGGGATTACCACCACGGCGCCGCACCTTGCTGGGATCCCCTGTTGGAAGTCGAACTTGGGCAACACACGGGGGCGCAGGCACAAGGTCAACACATAGTTGATGATGCCGACCGCCAACTCGGTAAGCGGAACCGCGCTGATTACAAAAGTCAGGACCAACGCGCCGACTGAATTGACGACTAGGCGGGCAACGCCAAGCAGCGCCGCCATGCCTAGCCCCCAGGTCGCCACCAGCGTCAAGACATAGAGTCCTTGCGCGTGTGCCGCTAACGCCCGCTTCACGCGCAGCGCGATCGACGGGCGCAAACCAAGGTTTGCCTCTAGTTGGCCACGCCCTTCATCCACCAGGTAATAGCCAACATGGCCGCCAAGTGGGTCGCCATCGAGGCGGCGCGATTCATTCACCGCCCGCCGCGCCACTTCAAGCTCCGACACCTTTGACCGTCGCGCTAGCAACTCGACGACGTGGCGATACCGGTCCCGAGTGGCGAAGTCCATGCGGGCGTAAACATCACTGGGATCTTGCCGCAGTTCGCGCTCCACCAGGCTGGTCTCCTCGAAGAAGACCTCCCAGTCCATGGCCGACATCAGCCGCATCGTCGTAATCGCGTTTCCAATCGAGACCTGATCGCACGCTTGCCGTTGGTGTTCCAGGCGGACGGTTTCCTCGATAGACGCTCCTTCGTCAACCAGGCGCTGTTCGAGCCAATGCCAACAAGTCGACAGGTCGTGTCCCTGATCGCGGAAGCGTTGCACCAATTGCGCCACCAACGGCGCCGCCAGGCGCTTGCTCTGCCTGGTTTGTTTGGAAAGGTATTGCGGTGGATCGGTCGGACGTTCCTCGACGATGGCATCGGCCCAGGCATTGGCGCAATGTCGATGCTGGTGAGTCTCGCGCAGACGGTCGGCCAGCCGCCGCAGATTCTCGACCAGGGCCAAACGCAGCATGATGGGAATGGCCCACATCTCCCCGATTGTCAGCGGCATGATCTCCTGATAGGCCTGGATGAAGCGCGTCAGCATCGCGGCATCGATGGCGCTGTCGGTGTGGGCGGCAAGCTCGCGCGCCAGGGAATAGACCCGCGGCGCCCCGGCCATTGGCCCGGCCGAGAGTTTGGGCAGCTCGTTATAGAACCGGCGGGGAAGATCTTCGCGAATCTCGCGCAGTTGCTCACGAACGATGTAAAAGTTGTCGAGCAGCCACTCGGAACCAGGGGTAATCTCCTGTCCCGAGCGGGCAGCGGCCACGATGGTGTTGTAAACCGATTCGAGAATCGCGCTGTTCGATTCAAATTCGCGCCACATGCGGCGCTGATCGCGATGCGTGGCCGTGGTGCCATGAGCCGCGGCCAGCGCGCGCGCGTGCTCTTCCAGATGCTCGATGCTGAACGGAGCGTCGCGAAGCGAACCGGCCGAGTTCAACGGCGCTGATCCCCCGGCAGGGACAAGTTGTTCCTGGGCTGGCTCAGGCTCGATGTTCGCACTCATGTCTGGGCTCCCATGTCGCGTCGTCGCCGGACGAGATTCAACTTGCGACGATCGCACTCAAGTGCCGCCCGACAAAATGTCGCGTGCCGTCCCGCGGCGTCGAAATGAAGAATTCGCGATCGCTCACGATTGCCAACACTGGCCAGCAACGACATTGCACGTCGTATGCCAACAACTCGGCTCCGCCAGGCTCCAGACCATTACCCTTGAAAATGCCTCGCAAAAGCGCGGCGCGCTGTTTTCCTTGATGCCTCTCGTTGATGTATCGAGGTCGCGACTCGACCGGCACAATCGATTGGTCGCCTGGCGGGCAGCTTGGCCGCAACGAGGTCACAGGCGGCATTTTTCTCCAAGAGAAGGCGAGCCCCTCGGCTCCATACGACCTCGATCGAAAAGCGCGACCGAGCGATGCGCACCGCTTTTACACGAGTCAAGAATCGCCGTGGTGATTGGGCGCGCCGTATGCAGCATAGGTTCCAGGCATGCTCTTTCGAGACGCCTCATGGCCCCTGAGAACTTGGGCCTCACCGTTCCACATGGAGAAACCCATCATGCGCTCCACCTTGAGTATGAAATGGAAAGCGGCATTGACGGCTGGCCTGGCCACTGCGGCGATCGCTTTGGCCGGCCTAGTCCAGGCACAGCAAAGCCCTGCGCAAGCCCCGCCGCCTCCGCCTGCCGATGCGCCTGATTCCGCGCCGATCGACGCCACGCCCGCCGGTCAATCGCGCGCCCGTCTGGGCGTGAACCTGAGCGACAACCACCAGGGCAAGGTCTGGATTCGCTCCGTTGACCCGGGGAGTGCCGCCGACATTGCCGGCCTGCGGGCCAATGACCAGTTCGTCGCACTCGATGAACAAAAGATATTCACCTACCTGGACGTGATTCGCTATGTGAACATGAAAGGGGCTGGTGACGACGTCGCCGTTTATATTCGTCGCAATGGCAAGCCAGCCATGTTGACTGCTTCGTTGGGTTCGGAATACGCCGATCCAGAATCGGATGCCAAGTTCACCGAATTTCCAGGGGGCACGCGGCAAACCAAGTTCACCGATCCAGCGGTTGACCCAACGGCGCCGACGCCAGGCGATCTGGGAAGCAACGGGCCTGCAACTCCCTGGCGCTATCGCAACGTGAACGGCCAATGGTTCTTCTACTCGCCGGCCGGACAGTGGATGACCTGGTCGAATAATCGCTGGGTGATGGCTCGCAACGGCTTCCCCACCGACATTCCCAGCCCCGCCGATATGGACGTCGGCGCGCAAATGCGATTTCGACGGTAAGGCCGCTTGAGAAGGGACCACCACGCCGCGGAGGCTTGTCGTGTATTTCGCGACGGGGCTCCGCGGTTTCTCTTTTGGGGAATGGCAATCGTCAGTAGAAGCTAACGCAGGCTGTCGCACGCGCCGTCAAATAGAGCTGGCCTCGTTACTAACCTGCCTCCCGGTGTTCCGCGTTCCATCGGCTGTTTAGTTCTGACGAAGGATGAAGTCGTCAAACTCGACTCGAAAAGGCTTGTCAGAGGTGTTGAGGGCCGCGACTCCCACCTGAAGCTCCGTGGCGAGTTTCACGTCCAACGACCTTACTTCCTTCCATTTCTTGCCGTCATGGCTCATGAAGACGGTAATGCGGTTACCACGTCGAGTTGCCTTTAGCCAAGTGGAAGCCTCTGGAAAGAACTCCGCCGCTGGCACGGGCTGTTTGTTGGCGCCGGAGTACTGTCGCTCGTGCCAATATTCAATCAACGGCGGATAACAAAGGCACGAATCGCCGTTCCGCCAGGCGTTACGTTCGATTCGCAGGAAATTCTCCGCGTCTTCCCAAATCAAAAGACCCGCGCCATTGAACGGAGAACCTTTACCCACCGCGGTCATTCCAGGTTGAAGGTCAGAGGTGACTTTGACACTGACTTCAAAATCGCCAGTAACCGGTCGTAGCACGCGCGGAGCGGACAGCCCGCGCAGGGGGTTGAGATCATGGTTTGTCGGTGGAACCTGGATTCTCAAAACGCCCTTGCTGATATCGCAGTCTTTGTCTGGGTCAACGACGGCTCCCCATGCGGCTGCCTCGTTGGCTCGCCAGGGTTCTTTAATTTGCAAACCTGCGTCGACGGCAACGGCTCGTTCTTGAAGAGCTGCCTGGGGAGCCGAAGCCGCCGGCTTGGCGCTCGATGGGAGCGTGTCGAGTTCGCTCGCCTTGTCCGAGACGACGCGCTTCCAATGCCACACCTTGGGAAGTACTTGATAGTTGTCGAAATCGTGGCCTGCCAAGAGCCCTGGGACATCGAAGAAATCGTCGTGGTCGACCCGGTAGACGTAAGACCTCCCTTGCTCGGGCTCGCCTCCGACTGGGAAAAACGTGAAGACACGGACAGCTCCGCTCCTACGTAATGTAAACTCGACGGTGTGCTCGCTGGACAACTCGCCGGTAGGAAGCCGATACCGTCGGACTGTTTCACGATTGCCCGTGATTGTCTTCACGCTGCGCGAACCGGCGGCGCCTTGGACTTCCTTGCCGGTAGCCAGTTCCCAAGTCCCTTGGAGCGCTTCCAAGTCAGCCGCCAGTTCGCCGTCCTGCGACGAATTCGTATGGGCGGCCTCCGGCGCCGCCGTGGCCATCGTGACGACCGCCAGCGCCAACAAGACAACAGATGCTAAGGCATTGCGTTTCATCACATGCTCCCGGTTTGAGTTCAGTTGGATGGCCTATTTCCTTCGACCTTCGCGTTCGGTTCGCCGCCGAACTTTGACGTCGGTTCAAGTAGAACGCTGACGCGATCC
The window above is part of the Planctomycetota bacterium genome. Proteins encoded here:
- a CDS encoding DUF1349 domain-containing protein; this translates as MKRNALASVVLLALAVVTMATAAPEAAHTNSSQDGELAADLEALQGTWELATGKEVQGAAGSRSVKTITGNRETVRRYRLPTGELSSEHTVEFTLRRSGAVRVFTFFPVGGEPEQGRSYVYRVDHDDFFDVPGLLAGHDFDNYQVLPKVWHWKRVVSDKASELDTLPSSAKPAASAPQAALQERAVAVDAGLQIKEPWRANEAAAWGAVVDPDKDCDISKGVLRIQVPPTNHDLNPLRGLSAPRVLRPVTGDFEVSVKVTSDLQPGMTAVGKGSPFNGAGLLIWEDAENFLRIERNAWRNGDSCLCYPPLIEYWHERQYSGANKQPVPAAEFFPEASTWLKATRRGNRITVFMSHDGKKWKEVRSLDVKLATELQVGVAALNTSDKPFRVEFDDFILRQN
- a CDS encoding PDZ domain-containing protein; protein product: MRSTLSMKWKAALTAGLATAAIALAGLVQAQQSPAQAPPPPPADAPDSAPIDATPAGQSRARLGVNLSDNHQGKVWIRSVDPGSAADIAGLRANDQFVALDEQKIFTYLDVIRYVNMKGAGDDVAVYIRRNGKPAMLTASLGSEYADPESDAKFTEFPGGTRQTKFTDPAVDPTAPTPGDLGSNGPATPWRYRNVNGQWFFYSPAGQWMTWSNNRWVMARNGFPTDIPSPADMDVGAQMRFRR